Proteins encoded together in one Thalassotalea crassostreae window:
- the proC gene encoding pyrroline-5-carboxylate reductase, producing MKKVAFIGAGNMNRAILIGLVNNGYDAKAVIVSNPSPEKREALASDFGVCQTPSNIEAANQADVIVLGVKPHFIKAVCKEIADNMDITNKCFISVAAGVSIAQMQSVLGNNANIIRCMPNTPSQLGLGMSGMLAAKNVAQSDIDFADSLLKSVGKVQWLANEDEMDNLITVSGSGPAYFFAFMEAMQKQALAFGFSEQTARDLVQQTALGAAQMVVQNNESIATLRENVTSKGGTTYAALSVLAENNLDQIVSDAMQACKARAIEMTEANDS from the coding sequence ATGAAGAAAGTAGCATTTATCGGCGCCGGCAACATGAATCGCGCAATTTTGATCGGCCTGGTCAACAATGGTTATGACGCCAAAGCTGTTATTGTTAGTAACCCTAGCCCAGAAAAACGAGAAGCATTAGCGAGCGACTTCGGCGTTTGTCAAACACCAAGCAATATTGAGGCTGCCAATCAGGCGGATGTCATTGTTCTTGGCGTTAAACCACACTTTATAAAAGCGGTTTGTAAAGAAATTGCCGACAATATGGACATTACTAATAAGTGCTTTATCTCAGTTGCCGCTGGTGTTTCAATTGCTCAAATGCAATCAGTCCTTGGTAACAACGCCAATATTATTCGTTGCATGCCAAATACTCCATCGCAATTAGGCCTTGGCATGAGTGGTATGTTGGCGGCGAAAAACGTAGCGCAAAGTGATATTGATTTTGCTGATAGTTTATTGAAAAGCGTTGGCAAGGTGCAATGGCTAGCGAATGAAGATGAAATGGATAACCTTATTACTGTTTCAGGTTCAGGACCGGCGTACTTCTTTGCTTTTATGGAAGCAATGCAAAAACAAGCCTTAGCATTTGGCTTTAGTGAGCAAACAGCCCGTGACTTAGTACAACAAACGGCGCTAGGTGCGGCGCAGATGGTGGTGCAAAATAATGAAAGCATCGCAACATTAAGAGAAAACGTAACCTCAAAAGGTGGTACAACCTATGCTGCTCTTTCGGTATTAGCCGAAAACAACCTCGACCAGATTGTAAGTGACGCAATGCAAGCGTGCAAAGCAAGAGCAATTGAGATGACTGAAGCTAACGACAGCTAG
- the gshB gene encoding glutathione synthase: protein MTIKLGIVMDPISTVNVVKDSSMAMMLEAQNRGWEIYYMEMQDLYLDQGECRADAAKVKVFDDKNKWYELADGENIAVADLDAVLMRKDPPFDTEYIYATYMLERAEQLGTLIVNKPQSLRDCNEKLFTAWFPDLTPKTLVTRSAKRIRDFHSENKDIIIKPLDGMGGSSIFRMGPDEVNVGVIIETLTNHGQMYAMVQEYMPEILDGDKRILIVNGEPMPYCLARIPAQGETRGNLAAGGRGEARPLSASDRLIAETIAPELVKRGLYFVGLDVIGDKVTEINVTSPTCIREIEAAYSINISGKLMDAIESNIAK, encoded by the coding sequence ATGACTATAAAGCTAGGTATCGTGATGGATCCTATTTCAACCGTAAACGTGGTTAAAGATTCGAGTATGGCAATGATGCTCGAAGCACAAAACCGAGGTTGGGAAATTTATTATATGGAAATGCAAGACCTTTACCTTGATCAAGGTGAATGTCGAGCTGATGCTGCAAAAGTAAAAGTGTTTGATGATAAAAATAAATGGTATGAATTAGCAGACGGTGAAAATATTGCTGTTGCTGATTTAGATGCCGTTCTTATGCGCAAAGATCCTCCATTTGATACTGAGTATATCTACGCAACTTATATGCTCGAGCGAGCAGAACAATTAGGCACTCTTATTGTAAATAAACCTCAGAGTTTACGCGATTGTAATGAAAAATTATTCACTGCCTGGTTTCCAGATTTAACCCCAAAAACACTGGTCACTCGAAGTGCTAAACGGATCCGGGACTTTCACAGCGAAAATAAAGATATCATCATCAAACCTCTTGATGGTATGGGGGGATCTTCTATTTTTAGAATGGGACCTGATGAAGTAAATGTTGGCGTTATTATTGAAACCTTGACCAATCATGGGCAAATGTATGCCATGGTTCAAGAGTATATGCCTGAAATTCTAGATGGTGACAAACGTATCCTGATAGTTAATGGTGAACCAATGCCATATTGCTTAGCGAGAATACCTGCACAAGGCGAAACTCGTGGTAACTTAGCTGCCGGAGGCCGTGGCGAAGCTCGACCTTTATCGGCAAGCGATCGATTAATTGCCGAGACTATTGCTCCGGAGCTAGTCAAACGTGGCCTTTACTTCGTCGGTCTTGATGTTATCGGTGATAAAGTAACTGAAATCAACGTTACCAGCCCAACCTGTATCAGAGAAATTGAAGCAGCATATTCAATTAATATCAGCGGCAAATTGATGGATGCTATTGAAAGTAATATTGCTAAATAA
- a CDS encoding XTP/dITP diphosphatase — protein sequence MNKIVLATGNKGKVKELSELLSEQNIEIVPQSDFNVPDVPETGTTFVENAIIKARHAAKITGLPAIADDSGLEVDYLNGAPGIYSARYAGEQGNDDANNSKLLTELNGVDLQKRSARFQCVLVYMRHADDPTPIICQGTWDGSITTEKHGVQGFGYDPLFWVAEHNMTSAQLPRDIKNAMSHRGKALMHLVKHFK from the coding sequence ATGAACAAAATCGTGTTAGCAACAGGCAACAAAGGTAAAGTAAAAGAGCTTAGTGAATTACTTTCAGAACAAAACATTGAGATCGTTCCGCAAAGCGATTTTAACGTGCCTGATGTGCCAGAAACTGGAACGACATTTGTTGAGAATGCAATTATTAAGGCGCGTCACGCCGCAAAAATCACGGGCTTACCAGCAATTGCCGACGATTCAGGGTTAGAAGTAGATTATTTAAACGGAGCCCCAGGGATCTACTCTGCGCGATATGCCGGAGAGCAAGGCAATGATGACGCTAATAATAGCAAATTACTGACTGAGCTTAACGGTGTTGACCTACAAAAGCGAAGTGCACGCTTTCAGTGTGTTTTAGTGTATATGCGTCACGCCGATGATCCAACTCCAATCATTTGCCAAGGTACTTGGGACGGCAGCATAACAACAGAAAAACACGGTGTTCAAGGCTTCGGTTACGACCCTTTGTTTTGGGTAGCTGAGCATAATATGACTTCAGCGCAATTGCCTCGAGATATTAAAAATGCAATGAGTCACCGCGGTAAAGCATTAATGCATTTAGTTAAGCATTTTAAATAA
- the hemW gene encoding radical SAM family heme chaperone HemW → MLVQPPLSLYIHIPWCVQKCPYCDFNSHALKADIDEANYIRHLLLDLDKDIKRFNIDRPLYSIFIGGGTPSLFSANAINTLLAEVFKRFPKHPDENFKVEVTMEANPGTVEADKFKGFKEAGVNRLSIGVQSFESDKLIKLGRIHDNKQAIRAAEIAKECGIDSFNLDLMHGLEQQSIEGALDDLRQAIALKPNHLSWYQLTIEPNTSFYSKPPTLPEDEVLWDIQEQGFELLKSSGYQQYEISAYSNGEKYQCRHNLNYWQNGDYLGIGCGAHGKITDQGTIYRTVKVKHPKGYMDDEREHLDHAHEVATTERPFEYMMNRLRLFKPFTLNDYQQATGLPAETVEPALNTAKNKQLVSQTGEQWQVTATGHRYLNDLLSLFL, encoded by the coding sequence GTGCTAGTTCAACCACCACTATCTTTGTATATCCATATTCCATGGTGTGTTCAAAAATGTCCTTATTGTGATTTTAATTCTCACGCGTTAAAAGCAGATATAGACGAAGCGAATTATATTCGCCATCTGTTGCTCGATCTCGACAAAGATATAAAACGATTCAACATCGACAGACCTTTATATTCGATATTCATTGGCGGTGGTACGCCGAGTTTATTCTCAGCAAATGCTATCAATACATTATTAGCTGAAGTATTTAAACGTTTTCCCAAACACCCAGATGAAAACTTTAAGGTGGAAGTAACTATGGAAGCCAACCCAGGGACGGTGGAAGCGGACAAGTTTAAAGGATTTAAAGAAGCTGGGGTAAATAGGCTGTCTATTGGCGTGCAAAGTTTCGAATCAGATAAGCTGATAAAATTGGGTCGTATCCATGATAATAAACAAGCCATAAGAGCGGCTGAAATCGCAAAAGAATGTGGCATAGATAGCTTTAACCTTGATTTAATGCATGGCCTTGAGCAACAAAGCATTGAAGGTGCTTTAGATGATTTACGCCAAGCAATAGCACTAAAGCCTAATCATTTATCTTGGTACCAATTAACGATTGAGCCAAATACTTCATTCTATTCGAAACCACCTACTCTTCCAGAAGATGAGGTGTTGTGGGATATTCAAGAGCAAGGGTTTGAACTACTGAAAAGCTCGGGCTATCAGCAATATGAGATTTCGGCTTACAGCAATGGCGAGAAATACCAATGCCGTCACAATTTAAACTATTGGCAGAATGGCGATTATCTCGGCATTGGCTGTGGTGCCCATGGCAAAATAACCGATCAAGGCACGATTTATCGAACCGTAAAAGTGAAACACCCTAAGGGCTATATGGATGACGAACGTGAGCATTTAGATCACGCTCATGAAGTTGCTACGACTGAGCGCCCTTTCGAATATATGATGAATCGTTTGCGCTTATTTAAACCTTTTACACTGAACGATTATCAACAAGCGACAGGCTTACCAGCGGAGACCGTAGAGCCGGCATTGAACACAGCAAAAAACAAGCAACTGGTTAGTCAAACCGGTGAACAATGGCAAGTGACAGCTACGGGCCATCGTTATTTAAACGATCTATTAAGCCTGTTTTTATAA
- a CDS encoding YqgE/AlgH family protein has product MDSLENQLLIAMPNLNDPYFQKTVTYICEHNNEGAMGLIINVPVRITLNELLAQIDADKNNTDTLNQRVLAGGPVSADRGFVLHNTQKGWDSSLALSSDIMITTSRDILESMGTEKAPNQFLVTLGYAGWGAGQLEHEIGQNSWLHTEADADILFNTPIELRWQKAAEKLGIDLGHLSSDVGHA; this is encoded by the coding sequence ATGGATAGTTTAGAAAACCAGTTATTGATCGCAATGCCGAATTTGAATGACCCGTATTTTCAAAAAACGGTTACCTACATTTGTGAGCATAATAATGAAGGTGCGATGGGGTTGATCATCAACGTCCCAGTGCGCATTACATTAAACGAATTGCTGGCCCAAATAGATGCAGATAAGAATAATACAGATACTCTCAATCAACGAGTGCTTGCAGGTGGACCTGTGTCTGCTGATAGGGGGTTTGTATTACATAACACTCAAAAGGGCTGGGATAGCTCATTAGCATTGAGCAGTGACATAATGATCACTACAAGCCGAGATATTCTTGAATCAATGGGCACCGAAAAAGCGCCAAACCAGTTTTTGGTAACATTAGGGTATGCAGGCTGGGGTGCTGGCCAACTTGAACACGAGATTGGTCAAAATTCATGGTTACACACTGAGGCTGACGCAGATATATTATTCAATACACCGATTGAACTGCGTTGGCAAAAAGCGGCAGAAAAACTAGGTATTGATTTAGGTCATTTGTCTAGTGATGTTGGCCACGCTTAA
- the rsmE gene encoding 16S rRNA (uracil(1498)-N(3))-methyltransferase has translation MSNPRIYQQDNFTVGETCQLSDDAFGHLIRVLRLGNDATVTFFNGDGHDYSARLVDVSKKKAFAEIVDKQFVANESPVNIHLGQGISRGDRMDFTLQKSVELGVNTITPLFTERCGVKLSGERLDKKVQQWQKIVISACEQSGRASVPTVLTPQYLNDWLEQETSAVKINLHPRAKHSIMSLPVSADRVRLLIGPEGGLSDDEIEIASNADYTEVLLGPRVLRTETAALTAITILQCKFGDLA, from the coding sequence GTGTCGAATCCAAGAATTTATCAACAAGATAACTTTACCGTAGGCGAAACTTGTCAGTTATCTGATGATGCCTTTGGTCACTTGATCAGAGTATTACGTCTAGGTAATGACGCTACAGTCACCTTTTTTAATGGTGACGGTCATGATTATTCCGCTCGACTTGTCGACGTAAGTAAGAAAAAAGCTTTCGCAGAAATAGTCGACAAACAATTTGTCGCCAATGAGTCACCAGTTAATATTCATTTAGGCCAAGGAATTTCTCGTGGCGATCGAATGGATTTCACCCTACAAAAATCAGTTGAGCTGGGCGTAAATACAATAACACCGCTGTTTACTGAACGTTGTGGCGTTAAACTGTCTGGCGAGCGCTTAGATAAAAAAGTACAACAATGGCAGAAAATTGTCATTAGTGCCTGTGAGCAATCTGGCCGCGCGTCCGTACCAACGGTGTTAACCCCGCAATATCTCAATGATTGGTTAGAACAAGAAACTAGCGCGGTTAAAATTAACTTGCATCCAAGAGCAAAGCACTCAATTATGAGCTTGCCAGTAAGCGCAGATAGAGTTCGTTTATTGATAGGCCCAGAAGGTGGGCTATCAGATGATGAAATCGAAATTGCCTCAAACGCCGACTATACTGAAGTCTTACTTGGTCCGCGTGTATTACGCACCGAAACAGCAGCATTAACAGCAATTACTATCTTACAATGTAAGTTTGGTGATTTAGCTTAA
- a CDS encoding PilT/PilU family type 4a pilus ATPase — protein MDLNQLLEKMTKEDASDLFITVNLPASAKINGELQPIDDSVLDYDTALELVHSSMKEKQRQEYDETKECNYAIAVDGIGRFRISAFWQREMPGMVIRRIVTDIPDVDALGLPAVLKDIVMSKRGLVLFVGGTGTGKSTSMASLIGYRNRNARGHILTIEDPVEFVHEHSKSMITQREVGMDTESFDAALKSSLRQAPDVILIGEIRSQEIMEHALSFAETGHLCIATLHANNANQAIDRIMHLVPPEQHEKLQFDLALNLRGIVAQQLVPTRDGHGRRAAIEVLLNSPYISELIKKGEVGDIKEVMSKSRELGMQTFDQALFDLYEAGDISYTDALHHADSPNDLRLMIKLRGGDQGGIGGLKGATLDGD, from the coding sequence ATGGACTTAAATCAACTACTTGAAAAAATGACCAAGGAAGATGCATCGGATTTATTTATCACCGTAAACCTTCCTGCAAGCGCCAAAATTAACGGCGAGCTGCAACCAATTGATGATTCGGTATTAGATTATGATACGGCATTAGAGTTAGTACATAGCTCGATGAAAGAAAAGCAGCGTCAAGAATATGACGAAACCAAAGAGTGTAACTATGCGATTGCAGTTGATGGTATTGGTCGTTTTCGTATCTCTGCGTTTTGGCAGCGTGAAATGCCAGGTATGGTAATTCGTCGAATCGTGACTGATATTCCTGATGTTGATGCGCTAGGTTTACCTGCGGTATTAAAAGACATTGTTATGTCTAAACGTGGGTTAGTATTATTCGTTGGTGGTACTGGTACCGGTAAATCAACATCGATGGCATCATTGATTGGTTATCGTAACCGTAATGCTCGAGGGCATATTCTTACCATTGAAGATCCAGTTGAATTTGTTCATGAACATAGTAAGTCGATGATCACCCAACGTGAAGTTGGCATGGATACCGAATCGTTTGATGCGGCGCTTAAGAGTTCTTTACGACAAGCGCCTGACGTTATTCTTATTGGTGAGATCCGCTCGCAAGAGATTATGGAACACGCCTTAAGTTTTGCCGAAACAGGTCATTTATGTATTGCGACACTGCATGCAAACAATGCTAACCAAGCCATTGACCGTATTATGCACCTTGTACCGCCAGAGCAACATGAGAAGCTACAGTTCGATTTAGCCTTGAATTTGCGTGGTATTGTGGCTCAGCAACTTGTACCTACTCGTGATGGTCATGGTCGCAGAGCTGCTATTGAGGTTTTATTGAACTCACCATATATATCTGAGCTAATTAAAAAAGGCGAAGTAGGTGACATTAAAGAAGTCATGTCGAAATCGAGAGAGCTGGGCATGCAAACATTTGATCAGGCGTTATTTGATTTATATGAAGCCGGTGATATTAGTTATACCGATGCACTGCATCATGCTGACTCACCAAATGATTTACGCTTAATGATTAAATTACGTGGTGGCGATCAAGGCGGTATTGGTGGCTTAAAAGGTGCAACGTTAGACGGTGATTAA
- a CDS encoding YggS family pyridoxal phosphate-dependent enzyme, with translation MTTIADNLTQVQQQMLAACNSAKRPISDIELLAVSKTKPIDSLQLAYDAGQRHFGENYVQEMVDKVEQLKHLTDITWHFIGPLQSNKTRQIANNVDWVHSVDRIKVAKRLNEQRSNNITPLNVCLQVNISAEASKSGVSVEEIDELAEFISNCENLSLRGLMAIPAKGSAEQVKKSFENMQSLYQALQQKYSTVDTLSMGMSGDMNIAIECGSTMIRVGTAIFGKRE, from the coding sequence ATGACAACTATCGCTGACAATTTAACTCAAGTTCAACAACAAATGTTGGCTGCTTGCAACAGTGCAAAGAGACCGATTTCTGACATTGAGTTATTAGCTGTAAGTAAAACCAAACCTATTGATTCTTTACAGTTAGCCTATGATGCCGGACAACGCCATTTTGGCGAGAATTATGTTCAAGAAATGGTCGACAAAGTCGAACAACTTAAACATCTAACCGACATTACGTGGCACTTTATCGGTCCATTACAAAGTAATAAGACTCGACAAATCGCTAACAATGTTGATTGGGTCCACTCGGTAGACCGAATAAAAGTAGCAAAACGTCTTAATGAACAACGTAGCAATAACATTACCCCGCTAAACGTTTGTTTACAAGTGAATATTAGTGCAGAAGCGAGTAAATCTGGGGTCAGCGTAGAAGAAATTGATGAGTTAGCTGAATTTATCAGCAATTGTGAAAACTTATCATTGCGAGGGCTTATGGCCATCCCTGCGAAAGGCAGCGCAGAACAGGTAAAAAAAAGCTTTGAAAATATGCAAAGTTTGTATCAAGCGTTGCAACAAAAATACAGTACAGTAGATACCCTTTCAATGGGAATGAGCGGTGATATGAATATTGCTATAGAATGCGGTTCGACTATGATTCGCGTCGGAACGGCGATATTTGGCAAACGAGAATAG
- a CDS encoding YggT family protein: MEALIYLLNFVFDAFIMLLILRVWMQLVRADFYNPFSQFVVKATSPLVVPFRRVIPGFAGIDLATLLIAYAVACLKIYVFFLLGIYAMDPVASFLIGLILLAKTMGAVLMYVMIAMALMSWVVQGGSPIQLVFHQLTEPVLRPIRRIMPDLGGIDLSVAIAIFVLIFLSKLISGAIPYWAIL, encoded by the coding sequence ATGGAAGCATTAATATACTTGCTCAATTTTGTCTTCGATGCCTTTATCATGCTGCTTATATTGCGAGTTTGGATGCAATTAGTTAGAGCGGATTTTTATAATCCTTTCAGTCAATTTGTGGTGAAAGCGACAAGTCCTCTCGTGGTACCATTTAGACGTGTCATTCCAGGTTTTGCAGGGATAGACCTTGCGACATTGTTAATCGCCTACGCTGTTGCATGTCTAAAAATATACGTTTTTTTCCTACTCGGTATTTATGCAATGGATCCTGTAGCAAGCTTTCTGATCGGCCTGATTTTACTTGCTAAGACCATGGGCGCGGTTCTTATGTACGTGATGATCGCTATGGCGTTAATGAGTTGGGTTGTACAAGGCGGCAGTCCTATTCAATTAGTATTCCATCAACTCACTGAACCTGTATTGCGCCCGATCCGTAGAATAATGCCTGATTTAGGCGGAATCGATTTATCGGTTGCCATCGCAATATTTGTCTTAATATTTTTAAGTAAATTAATTAGCGGGGCTATCCCATATTGGGCTATTTTATAA
- a CDS encoding DUF4426 domain-containing protein, whose amino-acid sequence MMNYFQKTIFLMLISLVFNANASNENMQMFDELEVHYIGLPTMMLQPQIAKTYGIERSRYKGFINIAILDASVESKPAISVGLSGVSTNLAGQRINLDFDKVTEGKAIYYIAQVSYSDEEIIKFDILINNNGKQHSLKFQQKFYVEQ is encoded by the coding sequence ATGATGAATTACTTTCAAAAAACAATATTTTTGATGCTGATTTCATTGGTATTCAATGCAAATGCTAGCAATGAAAACATGCAAATGTTTGATGAACTCGAAGTCCACTACATCGGCTTACCAACAATGATGCTACAACCGCAAATTGCCAAGACCTACGGCATTGAACGAAGTAGATACAAGGGTTTCATAAATATTGCGATATTGGATGCTAGCGTTGAATCGAAACCAGCTATAAGCGTTGGTTTATCTGGCGTTTCGACAAACTTAGCAGGCCAACGCATCAATTTAGATTTTGATAAAGTGACTGAAGGTAAAGCAATCTATTACATTGCTCAGGTGTCATATAGCGATGAAGAGATTATCAAATTTGATATTTTAATTAATAACAATGGCAAACAGCACTCGCTTAAATTCCAACAAAAGTTTTACGTAGAACAATAG
- a CDS encoding type IV pilus twitching motility protein PilT, whose product MDITELLAFSVEHDASDLHLSTGMPPAIRVDGDIRKVNIPPLEDKDVNALVYDIMTDRQRKEYEENLEVDFSFEVPNLARFRVNAFNQNRGPAAVFRTIPSKILSLDDLGCPDIFRTISENPRGLVLVTGPTGSGKSTTLAAMVDYINESKRDHILTIEDPIEFVHDNKQCLINQREVHRDTLSFSAALRSALREDPDVILVGEMRDLETIRLAMTAAETGHLVFGTLHTTSAPKTIDRIVDVFPGEEKDMVRSMLSESLRAVISQTLIKKVGGGRVAAHEIMIGVPAIRNLIREDKIAQMYSAIQTGMSHGMQTMDQCLQNLLSRGMITREDALSKAADKNQFQVY is encoded by the coding sequence ATGGATATTACTGAACTTTTGGCATTTAGTGTCGAGCACGATGCATCCGATTTACATTTATCTACTGGTATGCCACCAGCAATTCGAGTTGATGGTGATATACGTAAGGTTAACATCCCACCATTAGAAGACAAAGACGTTAACGCATTAGTTTACGATATTATGACCGATCGTCAACGTAAAGAATACGAAGAAAACCTAGAAGTGGATTTTTCTTTTGAAGTTCCGAATTTAGCCCGCTTCAGGGTAAATGCATTTAACCAAAACAGGGGGCCTGCAGCGGTTTTCCGTACTATCCCAAGTAAAATATTATCGCTTGATGATTTAGGTTGCCCTGACATTTTCAGAACAATTTCTGAAAACCCTCGAGGATTAGTTTTAGTAACCGGTCCTACAGGTTCTGGTAAATCAACAACTCTTGCCGCTATGGTTGATTACATTAATGAGTCAAAGCGTGACCACATCCTTACCATCGAAGATCCAATTGAATTTGTTCACGATAATAAACAGTGTTTAATTAACCAGCGTGAGGTTCACCGCGATACGCTAAGTTTTAGTGCGGCATTACGTTCAGCACTACGTGAAGATCCAGATGTGATACTTGTTGGTGAGATGCGTGACTTAGAAACAATACGCTTAGCGATGACTGCTGCAGAAACAGGTCACTTAGTATTTGGTACATTGCATACAACTTCAGCGCCAAAAACTATAGACCGTATTGTTGATGTATTCCCTGGTGAAGAAAAAGACATGGTTCGTTCTATGTTGTCAGAATCATTACGAGCTGTTATCTCACAAACCCTCATCAAGAAAGTTGGTGGCGGTCGAGTTGCTGCTCATGAAATCATGATTGGTGTTCCGGCGATACGTAACCTTATTCGTGAAGATAAGATTGCACAAATGTATTCAGCCATTCAAACAGGTATGTCACACGGTATGCAAACTATGGATCAATGTTTACAAAACTTATTAAGCCGCGGCATGATCACACGTGAAGACGCACTATCTAAAGCTGCTGATAAAAACCAATTCCAGGTTTATTAA
- the tadA gene encoding tRNA adenosine(34) deaminase TadA → MLELDQQFMQQAIAQAELAEQHGEIPVGAVLVSNGEVIASGFNQSIMNHDPSAHAEMIAIRNAGAKLENYRMLDCTLYVTLEPCPMCAGLLVHSRIKRVVYGAKDLKTGACRSVFNLTQSDKLNHQLEVTEGVLAEQCGTMLSAFFKRRRDEKKALKKQLKPHLKEQL, encoded by the coding sequence ATGCTAGAACTTGATCAACAATTTATGCAGCAAGCGATTGCCCAAGCAGAATTAGCTGAACAACATGGAGAGATTCCTGTTGGCGCAGTTTTAGTTAGTAATGGCGAAGTGATTGCCAGTGGATTTAATCAATCAATCATGAACCACGACCCTTCAGCTCATGCCGAAATGATTGCCATTAGAAATGCTGGTGCAAAATTAGAAAATTACCGAATGCTCGATTGTACTTTGTATGTGACGTTAGAGCCTTGCCCTATGTGTGCAGGTTTATTAGTACATAGTAGAATAAAAAGAGTGGTTTATGGGGCGAAAGATTTAAAAACGGGGGCCTGTAGAAGTGTCTTCAACTTAACGCAGTCAGATAAATTAAATCACCAATTAGAGGTGACAGAAGGCGTACTTGCAGAACAATGCGGTACCATGCTCTCGGCATTTTTTAAGCGTAGACGTGACGAAAAAAAAGCACTGAAAAAACAACTAAAACCACACTTAAAAGAACAACTATAA
- the metK gene encoding methionine adenosyltransferase, with translation MAKHYFTSESVSEGHPDKIADQISDAVLDAIIAKDKHARVACETMVKTGVAIISGEVTTEAWVDLEKITRQVISDIGYTSSDVGFDGDTCGIMNLIGQQSPEIAQGVDRSKPEDQGAGDQGLMFGYATNETPSLMPAPLYFSHRLVERQAEMRKSGVLPWLRPDAKSQVTFIYEDNKPVAIDAVVLSTQHNPEISQEDLKDAVMENIIKHVLPAELLNEDTKYFINPTGRFVIGGPVGDCGLTGRKIIVDTYGGMARHGGGAFSGKDPSKVDRSAAYAGRYVAKNIVAAGLADRCEIQVSYAIGVAEPTSISIETFGTGKVDEATLIDLVRQHFDLRPYGITKMLDLLHPMYQQTAAYGHFGRDPYEMTVGEDTFTAFSWEKTDKADALRAAAGL, from the coding sequence ATGGCTAAACATTACTTTACTTCAGAGTCTGTATCTGAAGGTCATCCGGATAAAATTGCCGATCAAATTTCTGATGCGGTATTAGATGCAATTATTGCAAAAGATAAACATGCACGTGTGGCCTGTGAAACTATGGTGAAAACCGGTGTTGCAATAATTTCTGGTGAAGTAACCACGGAAGCTTGGGTTGATTTAGAGAAAATCACTCGTCAAGTGATTAGCGATATCGGCTACACCTCTTCTGATGTGGGTTTTGATGGTGACACATGTGGCATTATGAACTTAATTGGTCAACAATCGCCTGAGATTGCCCAAGGTGTTGACCGCAGCAAGCCTGAAGACCAAGGTGCTGGTGACCAGGGGTTAATGTTTGGTTATGCAACAAACGAAACACCTTCATTGATGCCTGCGCCGTTGTATTTTTCTCATCGCTTAGTTGAGCGTCAAGCTGAAATGCGTAAATCAGGTGTTTTGCCTTGGTTGCGTCCTGATGCAAAATCGCAAGTCACTTTTATCTACGAAGATAATAAACCAGTAGCTATTGATGCTGTTGTTTTATCAACACAACATAATCCTGAAATCAGTCAGGAAGATTTAAAAGATGCGGTAATGGAAAACATTATCAAGCATGTTTTACCAGCTGAGTTGTTAAACGAAGATACTAAATACTTCATCAATCCAACAGGTCGTTTTGTTATTGGTGGTCCTGTAGGCGATTGTGGTCTTACTGGTCGTAAGATTATCGTTGATACTTATGGTGGTATGGCACGTCATGGTGGTGGTGCATTTAGTGGTAAAGATCCTTCGAAGGTTGACCGCAGTGCCGCTTATGCAGGTCGTTACGTGGCAAAAAATATTGTTGCTGCTGGACTTGCAGACCGTTGTGAGATCCAAGTGTCTTACGCTATCGGTGTTGCCGAGCCAACGTCAATATCAATTGAAACGTTCGGTACAGGTAAAGTTGACGAAGCAACGTTAATCGATTTAGTTCGTCAACATTTTGACCTTCGCCCATACGGCATTACTAAAATGCTTGATTTGTTGCACCCTATGTATCAACAAACAGCGGCTTATGGTCACTTTGGTCGTGACCCATATGAAATGACAGTGGGTGAAGATACCTTTACTGCATTTAGTTGGGAAAAAACCGACAAAGCAGATGCACTAAGAGCTGCTGCCGGTTTATAA